A window of the Brienomyrus brachyistius isolate T26 unplaced genomic scaffold, BBRACH_0.4 scaffold85, whole genome shotgun sequence genome harbors these coding sequences:
- the il12a gene encoding interleukin-12 subunit alpha: MLSYANFRVTSWLVLVAVCSHLCRSSFGNPLRHSENCLTYSTALLRNVTAAVEEIRFYCSKLSVEMNNRNLSVCEPKNSSCANRQKSEFNEDACFRAIREDLQYYKNMLPKIQNARLRATLMGAMEDLVKNCAFPHVPENPGSPKATQAPTFEDRVQLCKELRGFHMRAITINRIISYVAAGDHLK, encoded by the exons ATGCTCTCATACGCGAACTTTC GCGTCACCTCGTGGCTGGTGCTGGTCGCCGTCTGTTCTCATCTCTGCAGATCCAGCTTCGGAAACCCGCTGCGACACAGCGAAAACTGTCTTACCTATTCAACGGCATTGCTGCGGAATGTAACTGCTGCGGTC GAGGAGATCAGATTTTACTGCTCCAAACTGAGTGTGGAGATGAACAATCGGAACCTCTCCGTTTGCGAACCAAAA AATTCATCATGCGCAAACCGTCAAAAAAGCGAGTTTAACGAG GACGCCTGCTTCAGGGCAATAAGGGAGGATCTACAGTATTATAAAAACATGCTGCCGAAGATTCAGAATGCCCGCTTGAGAGCCACATTGATGGGAGCCATGGAAGATCTAGTTAAG AACTGTGCCTTTCCTCATGTCCCGGAGAATCCCGGTTCACCAAAG GCTACCCAGGCCCCCACTTTTGAAGATCGTGTGCAGCTGTGTAAAGAGCTACGAGGCTTCCACATGCGCGCCATCACGATCAACCGCATCATCAGCTATGTTGCCGCTGGAGACCACCTAAAATGA